The following proteins are co-located in the Natrinema halophilum genome:
- a CDS encoding helix-turn-helix domain-containing protein, whose translation MTRTLHVRINSSSDRSDLEDTLAALDAGESVDPKPSTLSVEDLETFGRIFRPVNLELLEAIADHEPSSIRELARIVDRHPPEVTENVTELADYGLIELEQHGRAKRPVVWYEEIDIDLPIGQHSPDVAPA comes from the coding sequence ATGACCCGAACACTCCACGTCCGAATCAATTCGTCGTCCGATCGAAGCGATCTCGAAGACACGCTTGCAGCACTCGATGCCGGCGAGAGTGTTGACCCAAAGCCATCGACACTCTCAGTCGAAGATCTCGAGACGTTCGGTCGGATCTTCCGGCCGGTAAATCTCGAGCTCCTCGAGGCGATCGCGGATCACGAACCAAGTAGCATTCGCGAACTCGCTCGAATCGTTGATCGCCACCCGCCAGAGGTCACGGAGAACGTCACCGAACTTGCCGACTACGGCCTTATCGAACTCGAGCAGCATGGTCGTGCAAAACGCCCGGTCGTCTGGTATGAGGAGATCGACATCGACCTCCCCATTGGCCAGCATTCGCCCGACGTTGCGCCAGCGTGA
- a CDS encoding type II toxin-antitoxin system HicB family antitoxin: MSTDADGTGDNGSSPPVKISLSLGESGALWVARDEETGVASQGPTCEDALENLDEAVVGYHGKGEPPSDDDLRELGIDPEDNTSGELHDIFF; the protein is encoded by the coding sequence ATGAGCACCGACGCCGACGGAACCGGGGACAACGGCTCGAGCCCGCCGGTCAAAATTTCGCTTTCACTCGGTGAGAGCGGCGCGCTGTGGGTTGCTCGCGACGAAGAAACTGGTGTGGCGTCCCAGGGACCGACTTGCGAAGATGCACTCGAAAACCTCGATGAAGCGGTTGTCGGTTATCACGGTAAGGGTGAACCGCCGAGCGACGACGATCTCCGTGAATTAGGGATCGATCCAGAAGACAACACCTCGGGCGAACTCCACGATATCTTCTTTTAA
- a CDS encoding Cdc6/Cdc18 family protein produces MIQDPRVFDDGFDDVELLHREGEMEEVLKRIVGSLTDSEILLSGPSGVGKSLFAQKALDELEARRSVDRIKIKCLGKTRAAIFRSLLEAHPNGPDTVAQTRATDSVQEEFEEIVDRKTVIVLDEGDDLPYTDAVGDLLAMPDVTVVAIVHDATDWLSKLEIDDGHAFDIGHIKLDHYVTDELADILERRARQGFFRPDIVSRTQLRDLADDVAGVARNGIQRLWGAANIADEREHLTIHDEDIQDGEDRAWRRIRRLNLESLPVHHRVLYAIVHEAGEISGEALHERYDEVADVIYQGEPAQPIGERARREKFQKLREYKLVDYEGPTRDRTYWVIDEDVEPQHIELPESVSTR; encoded by the coding sequence ATGATCCAGGACCCCAGGGTTTTCGATGACGGATTCGACGATGTCGAGTTGCTCCATCGAGAGGGGGAAATGGAAGAGGTACTCAAACGAATCGTTGGGTCTCTCACTGACAGCGAGATCCTACTGTCAGGCCCGAGCGGGGTTGGGAAGTCTCTGTTCGCACAGAAAGCGCTCGACGAACTCGAGGCGCGACGATCCGTCGATCGAATCAAAATCAAATGCCTGGGGAAAACGAGGGCCGCCATCTTCCGGTCGCTCCTCGAGGCCCATCCAAACGGCCCAGATACTGTTGCACAGACCAGAGCCACCGACTCCGTCCAGGAAGAGTTCGAGGAGATTGTCGATCGGAAGACAGTGATCGTCCTGGACGAAGGCGACGATCTCCCCTACACCGATGCGGTCGGAGATCTTCTCGCGATGCCGGACGTCACGGTCGTCGCGATAGTCCACGATGCGACAGACTGGCTGTCCAAACTCGAGATCGACGACGGGCACGCGTTCGATATCGGCCACATCAAACTCGACCATTACGTCACTGACGAACTTGCGGACATCCTCGAGCGACGGGCTCGCCAAGGCTTCTTCCGGCCTGATATCGTGTCCCGGACCCAGCTTCGGGATCTCGCTGACGATGTCGCCGGCGTTGCGCGGAACGGGATCCAACGCTTGTGGGGAGCTGCCAATATCGCCGACGAACGTGAGCACCTAACGATCCACGATGAAGATATCCAGGATGGCGAGGATCGGGCTTGGCGTCGGATCCGCCGGCTCAACCTCGAGTCACTTCCCGTTCACCACCGCGTGCTGTACGCGATCGTCCACGAGGCTGGCGAGATCTCCGGCGAAGCGCTCCATGAGAGATACGACGAGGTCGCGGACGTCATCTATCAGGGCGAGCCAGCTCAGCCGATCGGCGAGCGAGCTCGACGCGAAAAGTTTCAGAAGCTTCGCGAGTACAAACTCGTCGACTACGAGGGGCCGACCAGGGATCGCACCTACTGGGTCATCGATGAGGATGTCGAGCCACAACATATCGAGTTACCGGAATCGGTATCAACGAGGTGA
- a CDS encoding SWIM zinc finger family protein: MAAAEPTHDPTAGIDEATLTRDRRGAEQSMGIWPIADDLWGVGTGSGEEYSEYLVDLRRGRCTCDDWQYRGEPGSGQITRCKHAARILQALGRTEPPADADPSPELAAQRTRWSR; this comes from the coding sequence ATGGCGGCCGCCGAGCCCACCCACGATCCTACAGCCGGAATCGACGAGGCAACGCTCACCCGCGACCGCCGCGGCGCCGAGCAGTCGATGGGGATCTGGCCGATCGCCGACGACCTCTGGGGTGTCGGAACTGGTAGCGGTGAGGAGTACTCTGAGTACCTGGTCGACCTTCGCAGAGGCCGGTGTACGTGCGACGATTGGCAGTATCGTGGCGAGCCCGGCAGTGGACAGATCACCCGCTGCAAGCACGCCGCGCGCATCCTCCAGGCACTCGGTCGGACCGAACCGCCGGCGGACGCTGACCCGAGTCCGGAGCTAGCGGCCCAGCGCACGAGGTGGTCGCGATGA
- a CDS encoding DUF5131 family protein: protein MQTTNISWADYTWNPVTGCSHAGPECWNCYAEEFSLRQGRTEKEWAQENASENVTMHRTRLEEDLDGDTFPDGPGRVFVGSMTDMFHREVDPEFVQEVLDQVREYAEYVWIFLTKRPHHAAEWRLDWPENCWLGTSVGSGPGGKFPSTTHRIEQLRDVDVSTKWVSFEPLIEPIGEVALDHINWVVVGGESGSADVRREMEHQWAREILKQCREEEIPFYFKQSSGLRPETGIELTVKNESGFFEQRRIREFPDLPEVTKQARDQRGVIA, encoded by the coding sequence ATGCAGACCACTAACATCTCGTGGGCGGATTATACCTGGAACCCAGTCACCGGCTGTAGTCACGCCGGACCTGAGTGCTGGAATTGCTACGCCGAGGAGTTCTCCCTCCGTCAGGGGCGGACAGAGAAAGAATGGGCCCAGGAGAACGCTTCGGAGAACGTCACGATGCACCGCACTCGCCTCGAGGAGGACCTCGATGGGGACACCTTCCCCGACGGGCCCGGTCGCGTCTTCGTCGGGAGCATGACTGACATGTTCCACCGAGAGGTCGATCCCGAGTTCGTCCAGGAGGTACTCGATCAGGTCCGCGAGTACGCAGAATACGTCTGGATCTTTCTGACGAAGCGGCCTCATCATGCCGCCGAGTGGCGTCTCGACTGGCCGGAGAACTGCTGGCTCGGGACGTCCGTCGGCTCAGGTCCTGGAGGAAAATTCCCGTCGACGACCCACCGGATTGAGCAGCTCCGCGACGTGGACGTCTCGACGAAGTGGGTCAGCTTCGAGCCACTGATCGAGCCGATCGGCGAGGTTGCCCTGGATCACATCAACTGGGTAGTTGTCGGTGGCGAGAGCGGATCTGCTGACGTTCGTCGGGAGATGGAACACCAATGGGCTCGCGAAATTCTCAAGCAGTGCCGGGAGGAAGAGATCCCGTTCTACTTCAAGCAGTCAAGTGGACTGCGGCCAGAGACCGGTATCGAGCTGACGGTCAAGAACGAGAGCGGGTTCTTCGAGCAGCGACGGATCCGAGAGTTCCCGGACCTTCCAGAGGTCACGAAGCAGGCTCGAGATCAGCGAGGGGTGATTGCATGA
- a CDS encoding J domain-containing protein codes for MQSESESRLDWPTELPRTNPTDRERTTKFDVTLGAAIKDIKREMERLEVDDWRLETGMPQRKTDGLPYASAAEPDDPGVALQWTMDGADYAIACDQYTKVRDNTRAIGLYLNEKRKMENRPIATGQSEFATARLPPADEGEIAAPPAPSEEDVLGDDEPHEVLEVAPDAPDEIVRAAFKAQVRDLEGHPDTGGSSDQFRKLEKAREEMLDN; via the coding sequence ATGCAGAGTGAATCCGAATCTCGACTCGACTGGCCGACAGAACTGCCTCGAACCAATCCTACCGACCGGGAGCGAACAACGAAGTTCGACGTCACGCTCGGCGCCGCGATCAAGGACATCAAACGCGAGATGGAACGCCTCGAGGTCGACGATTGGCGACTCGAGACGGGAATGCCCCAGCGCAAAACCGACGGCCTGCCCTACGCCAGTGCTGCCGAGCCTGATGATCCCGGTGTCGCGTTGCAGTGGACGATGGACGGCGCTGACTACGCAATCGCGTGCGACCAGTACACGAAGGTCCGAGACAACACCAGGGCGATCGGTCTCTATCTGAACGAAAAGCGAAAGATGGAGAATCGACCGATTGCGACAGGCCAGTCGGAGTTTGCGACCGCTCGGTTGCCGCCAGCTGATGAGGGGGAGATCGCGGCGCCGCCGGCGCCCTCGGAAGAGGACGTCCTCGGGGACGATGAGCCACACGAGGTTCTCGAGGTTGCGCCGGATGCTCCTGATGAGATCGTTCGGGCGGCGTTCAAAGCACAGGTACGAGATTTGGAGGGACACCCTGATACTGGCGGCTCATCGGACCAGTTTAGGAAGCTGGAGAAGGCGCGCGAGGAGATGCTTGATAACTGA
- a CDS encoding homing endonuclease associated repeat-containing protein yields MTDENNQDRDAPPIKGIEEFNKYIRFIDVLPDDVKDRIAKHAHPLTGEQRNYRYDNYVLLAEIHHLHDSLCRVPTTSDLEKKGTISLPVYLNRFGTFQRAVEAAGFEPVFTTEQQKARYLAEYQDLADPDEAKPWSN; encoded by the coding sequence ATGACCGACGAAAACAACCAAGATCGAGATGCACCGCCGATTAAAGGGATCGAAGAATTCAATAAATACATCCGATTTATCGATGTCTTGCCTGACGATGTCAAAGATCGCATCGCGAAACACGCACACCCACTGACAGGCGAGCAGCGGAATTACCGGTACGACAACTATGTTCTTTTGGCTGAGATCCACCATTTACATGACTCCCTCTGCCGCGTACCGACCACTTCCGACCTTGAGAAAAAGGGGACAATCTCGTTACCTGTTTATCTGAATCGATTTGGGACATTCCAACGTGCGGTCGAAGCCGCTGGATTTGAGCCTGTTTTCACAACCGAACAACAGAAGGCACGGTATCTTGCAGAATATCAGGATCTGGCTGATCCAGACGAAGCAAAACCGTGGTCAAATTGA